One genomic window of Arvicanthis niloticus isolate mArvNil1 chromosome 24, mArvNil1.pat.X, whole genome shotgun sequence includes the following:
- the Dtx1 gene encoding E3 ubiquitin-protein ligase DTX1 isoform X1 has product MSRPGQGVMVPVNGLGFPPQNVARVVVWEWLNEHSRWRPYTATVCHHIENVLKEDARGSVVLGQVDAQLVPYIIDLQSMHQFRQDTGTMRPVRRNFYDPSSAPGKGIVWEWENDGGAWTAYDMDICITIQNAYEKQHPWLDLSSLGFCYLIYFNSMSQMNRQTRRRRRLRRRLDLAYPLTVGSIPKSQSWPVGASSGQPCSCQQCLLVNSTRAASNAILASQRRKAPIAPAAPPAPPPPPPPLPPGGPPGALVVRPSATFAGAALWAAPAAGPTEPAPPPGVPPRSPSAPNGAPTPGQNNLSRPGPQRSTNVSARASIPPGVPALPVKNLNGTGPVHPALAGMTGILLCAAGLPVCLTRAPKPILHPPPVSKSDVKPVPGVPGVCRKTKKKHLKKSKNPEDVVRRYMQKVKNPPDEDCTICMERLVTASGYEGVLRNKSVRPELVGRLGRCGHMYHLLCLVAMYSNGNKVGHKDGSLQCPTCKAIYGEKTGTQPPGKMEFHLIPHSLPGFADTQTIRIVYDIPTGIQGPEHPNPGKKFTARGFPRHCYLPNNEKGRKVLRLLITAWERRLIFTIGTSNTTGESDTVVWNEIHHKTEFGSNLTGHGYPDASYLDNVLAELTAQGVSEAMAKA; this is encoded by the exons ATGTCACGGCCAGGCCAAGGTGTGATGGTGCCGGTGAACGGGCTGGGCTTCCCGCCGCAGAACGTGGCCCGGGTGGTGGTGTGGGAGTGGCTCAATGAGCACAGCCGCTGGCGACCCTACACGGCCACCGTGTGCCACCACATCGAGAATGTTCTTAAGGAGGATGCCCGCGGCTCTGTGGTCCTTGGCCAGGTGGACGCCCAGCTGGTGCCGTATATCATCGACCTACAATCCATGCATCAATTCCGACAAGACACAG GTACCATGCGGCCAGTGCGACGAAACTTCTATGACCCGTCGTCGGCGCCGGGCAAAGGCATCGTGTGGGAATGGGAGAACGACGGCGGGGCGTGGACGGCCTACGACATGGACATCTGCATCACCATCCAGAACGCGTACGAGAAGCAGCACCCGTGGCTCGACCTCTCATCGCTCGGCTTCTGCTACCTCATCTACTTCAACAGCATGTCCCAGATGAACCGCCAgacgcgccgccgccgccgcctgcGCCGTCGCCTGGACCTGGCTTACCCGCTCACGGTCGGCTCTATTCCCAAGTCGCAGTCCTGGCCCGTGGGAGCCAGCTCGGGTCAGCCCTGCTCCTGTCAGCAGTGCCTGCTAGTCAACAGCACGCGTGCCGCCTCCAACGCCATCCTGGCCTCGCAGCGCCGCAAGGCGCCCATTGCTCCAGCCGCGCCTCCGGCGCCCCCGCCGCCCCCACCGCCGCTGCCACCCGGAGGGCCTCCGGGTGCGCTCGTTGTGCGCCCCAGCGCCACTTTCGCCGGGGCCGCGCTCTGGGCCGCACCTGCCGCAGGCCCCACGGAGCCCGCGCCGCCTCCAGGAGTTCCCCCAAGGAGCCCGAGCGCCCCCAACGGAGCGCCCACCCCGGGCCAAAACAACCTCAGCCGGCCAGGaccacagagatccaccaatGTCAGTGCACGCGCCTCTATCCCGCCTGG GGTTCCGGCGCTCCCCGTGAAGAACTTGAATGGCACTGGGCCTGTGCACCCAGCCCTGGCAG GGATGACCGGGATCCTGCTGTGTGCAGCCGGGCTGCCAGTGTGCCTGACACGAGCACCCAAACCCATCCTGCACCCGCCGCCGGTAAGCAAAAGCGACGTGAAGCCTGTGCCTGGCGTACCCGGCGTGTGCCGCAAGACCAAGAAAAAACACCTCAAGAAAA GCAAGAATCCCGAGGATGTGGTCCGGAGGTACATGCAGAAGGTGAAAAACCCACCTGATGAG GACTGTACCATCTGCATGGAGCGGCTGGTCACAGCATCTGGCTATGAGGGCGTGCTCCGGAACAAGAGTGTGCGGCCCGAGCTCGTGGGCCGCCTGGGCCGCTGCGGACACATGTACCACCTGCTCTGCCTGGTGGCCATGTACTCCAATGGCAACAAGGTGGGCCACAAG GATGGCAGCCTGCAGTGCCCCACCTGCAAAGCCATCTACGGAGAGAAGACAGGGACACAGCCACCGGGGAAGATGGAGTTTCACCTCATCCCGCACTCGCTGCCTGGTTTTGCAGACACCCAGACGATCCGCATTGTCTATGACATCCCCACGGGCATCCAG GGCCCTGAACATCCCAATCCAGGCAAGAAGTTCACCGCCAGAGGCTTCCCTCGCCACTGCTACCTACCCAACAATGAGAAGGGCCGGAAG GTGCTGAGACTGCTCATCACCGCCTGGGAACGCAGACTTATCTTCACTATCGGAACATCCAACACCACGGGCGAGTCGGACACCGTGGTGTGGAACGAGATTCACCACAAGACGGAGTTTGGTTCCAACCTCACTGGCCACGGCTACCCCGACGCCAGCTACCTAGACAACGTGTTGGCTGAGCTCACCGCCCAGGGTGTTTCTGAGGCTATGGCCAAGGCCTGA
- the Dtx1 gene encoding E3 ubiquitin-protein ligase DTX1 isoform X2 has protein sequence MSRPGQGVMVPVNGLGFPPQNVARVVVWEWLNEHSRWRPYTATVCHHIENVLKEDARGSVVLGQVDAQLVPYIIDLQSMHQFRQDTGTMRPVRRNFYDPSSAPGKGIVWEWENDGGAWTAYDMDICITIQNAYEKQHPWLDLSSLGFCYLIYFNSMSQMNRQTRRRRRLRRRLDLAYPLTVGSIPKSQSWPVGASSGQPCSCQQCLLVNSTRAASNAILASQRRKAPIAPAAPPAPPPPPPPLPPGGPPGALVVRPSATFAGAALWAAPAAGPTEPAPPPGVPPRSPSAPNGAPTPGQNNLSRPGPQRSTNVSARASIPPGVPALPVKNLNGTGPVHPALAGMTGILLCAAGLPVCLTRAPKPILHPPPVSKSDVKPVPGVPGVCRKTKKKHLKKSKNPEDVVRRYMQKVKNPPDEDCTICMERLVTASGYEGVLRNKSVRPELVGRLGRCGHMYHLLCLVAMYSNGNKDGSLQCPTCKAIYGEKTGTQPPGKMEFHLIPHSLPGFADTQTIRIVYDIPTGIQGPEHPNPGKKFTARGFPRHCYLPNNEKGRKVLRLLITAWERRLIFTIGTSNTTGESDTVVWNEIHHKTEFGSNLTGHGYPDASYLDNVLAELTAQGVSEAMAKA, from the exons ATGTCACGGCCAGGCCAAGGTGTGATGGTGCCGGTGAACGGGCTGGGCTTCCCGCCGCAGAACGTGGCCCGGGTGGTGGTGTGGGAGTGGCTCAATGAGCACAGCCGCTGGCGACCCTACACGGCCACCGTGTGCCACCACATCGAGAATGTTCTTAAGGAGGATGCCCGCGGCTCTGTGGTCCTTGGCCAGGTGGACGCCCAGCTGGTGCCGTATATCATCGACCTACAATCCATGCATCAATTCCGACAAGACACAG GTACCATGCGGCCAGTGCGACGAAACTTCTATGACCCGTCGTCGGCGCCGGGCAAAGGCATCGTGTGGGAATGGGAGAACGACGGCGGGGCGTGGACGGCCTACGACATGGACATCTGCATCACCATCCAGAACGCGTACGAGAAGCAGCACCCGTGGCTCGACCTCTCATCGCTCGGCTTCTGCTACCTCATCTACTTCAACAGCATGTCCCAGATGAACCGCCAgacgcgccgccgccgccgcctgcGCCGTCGCCTGGACCTGGCTTACCCGCTCACGGTCGGCTCTATTCCCAAGTCGCAGTCCTGGCCCGTGGGAGCCAGCTCGGGTCAGCCCTGCTCCTGTCAGCAGTGCCTGCTAGTCAACAGCACGCGTGCCGCCTCCAACGCCATCCTGGCCTCGCAGCGCCGCAAGGCGCCCATTGCTCCAGCCGCGCCTCCGGCGCCCCCGCCGCCCCCACCGCCGCTGCCACCCGGAGGGCCTCCGGGTGCGCTCGTTGTGCGCCCCAGCGCCACTTTCGCCGGGGCCGCGCTCTGGGCCGCACCTGCCGCAGGCCCCACGGAGCCCGCGCCGCCTCCAGGAGTTCCCCCAAGGAGCCCGAGCGCCCCCAACGGAGCGCCCACCCCGGGCCAAAACAACCTCAGCCGGCCAGGaccacagagatccaccaatGTCAGTGCACGCGCCTCTATCCCGCCTGG GGTTCCGGCGCTCCCCGTGAAGAACTTGAATGGCACTGGGCCTGTGCACCCAGCCCTGGCAG GGATGACCGGGATCCTGCTGTGTGCAGCCGGGCTGCCAGTGTGCCTGACACGAGCACCCAAACCCATCCTGCACCCGCCGCCGGTAAGCAAAAGCGACGTGAAGCCTGTGCCTGGCGTACCCGGCGTGTGCCGCAAGACCAAGAAAAAACACCTCAAGAAAA GCAAGAATCCCGAGGATGTGGTCCGGAGGTACATGCAGAAGGTGAAAAACCCACCTGATGAG GACTGTACCATCTGCATGGAGCGGCTGGTCACAGCATCTGGCTATGAGGGCGTGCTCCGGAACAAGAGTGTGCGGCCCGAGCTCGTGGGCCGCCTGGGCCGCTGCGGACACATGTACCACCTGCTCTGCCTGGTGGCCATGTACTCCAATGGCAACAAG GATGGCAGCCTGCAGTGCCCCACCTGCAAAGCCATCTACGGAGAGAAGACAGGGACACAGCCACCGGGGAAGATGGAGTTTCACCTCATCCCGCACTCGCTGCCTGGTTTTGCAGACACCCAGACGATCCGCATTGTCTATGACATCCCCACGGGCATCCAG GGCCCTGAACATCCCAATCCAGGCAAGAAGTTCACCGCCAGAGGCTTCCCTCGCCACTGCTACCTACCCAACAATGAGAAGGGCCGGAAG GTGCTGAGACTGCTCATCACCGCCTGGGAACGCAGACTTATCTTCACTATCGGAACATCCAACACCACGGGCGAGTCGGACACCGTGGTGTGGAACGAGATTCACCACAAGACGGAGTTTGGTTCCAACCTCACTGGCCACGGCTACCCCGACGCCAGCTACCTAGACAACGTGTTGGCTGAGCTCACCGCCCAGGGTGTTTCTGAGGCTATGGCCAAGGCCTGA